The following coding sequences lie in one Dryobates pubescens isolate bDryPub1 chromosome 10, bDryPub1.pri, whole genome shotgun sequence genomic window:
- the PNPLA4 gene encoding patatin-like phospholipase domain-containing protein 4 isoform X1 — MKRINLSFAACGFLGIYHLGAAAAFCKHGKKLLKVVKAFAGASAGSLAASVLLTVPENIEKSKQFAYGFAEEVRKLDFGAVTPGYDFMKTLREGIEYILPSNAHEIAENRLYVSVTNTKTGENHLVSNFASREDLIKVLLASSFVPLYAGIKPVEYKGEKWVDGGLTNGLPILPVGRTVTVSPFSGRLDICPQDKGRVDLYLKLAKQDIMLSLANLVRLNQALFPPNQEKMESFYQNGFDDAVRFLLKENWFE; from the exons ATGAAACGCATCAATCTGTCATTTGCAGCTTGTGGTTTTCTGGGTATTTACCActtgggggcagcagctgctttttgcAAGCATGGTAAGAAGTTACTGAAAGTTGTGAAAGCTTTTGCAGGAGCTTCTGCGGGATCACTGGCTGCCAGTGTCTTATTAACTGTACCAGAAAATATAGAG AAAAGTAAGCAGTTTGCCTATGGATTTGCAGAGGAAGTTAGAAAATTGGACTTCGGTGCTGTAACGCCTGGTTATGATTTTATGAAAACACTTAG GGAAGGCATAGAGTATATTCTTCCTTCAAATGCTCATGAGATAGCTGAGAACCGTTTGTATGTGTCAGTCACTAACACCAAAACTGGGGAAAATCACTTGGTTTCAAATTTTGCCTCCAGGGAGGACCTCATTAAG GTCCTGCTAGCAAGTAGTTTTGTACCACTGTATGCAGGAATTAAGCCAGTGGAATATAAAGGAGAG AAGTGGGTTGATGGTGGCCTTACCAATGGCCTTCCTATCTTGCCTGTTGGAAGAACTGTGACAGTTTCTCCTTTCAGTGGTCGATTAGATATCTGTCCACAAGATAAGGGACGTGTGGACCTCTATCTTAAGCTTGCAAAACAAGATATAATG CTGTCTCTGGCCAACCTAGTGAGACTTAATCAAGCTCTCTTCCCACCAAACCAGGAGAAAATGGAATCATTTTACCAAAATGGATTTGATGATGCTGTACGTTTTTTACTGAAAGAAAATTGGTTTGAATAG
- the PNPLA4 gene encoding patatin-like phospholipase domain-containing protein 4 isoform X2 yields MKSKQFAYGFAEEVRKLDFGAVTPGYDFMKTLREGIEYILPSNAHEIAENRLYVSVTNTKTGENHLVSNFASREDLIKVLLASSFVPLYAGIKPVEYKGEKWVDGGLTNGLPILPVGRTVTVSPFSGRLDICPQDKGRVDLYLKLAKQDIMLSLANLVRLNQALFPPNQEKMESFYQNGFDDAVRFLLKENWFE; encoded by the exons ATG AAAAGTAAGCAGTTTGCCTATGGATTTGCAGAGGAAGTTAGAAAATTGGACTTCGGTGCTGTAACGCCTGGTTATGATTTTATGAAAACACTTAG GGAAGGCATAGAGTATATTCTTCCTTCAAATGCTCATGAGATAGCTGAGAACCGTTTGTATGTGTCAGTCACTAACACCAAAACTGGGGAAAATCACTTGGTTTCAAATTTTGCCTCCAGGGAGGACCTCATTAAG GTCCTGCTAGCAAGTAGTTTTGTACCACTGTATGCAGGAATTAAGCCAGTGGAATATAAAGGAGAG AAGTGGGTTGATGGTGGCCTTACCAATGGCCTTCCTATCTTGCCTGTTGGAAGAACTGTGACAGTTTCTCCTTTCAGTGGTCGATTAGATATCTGTCCACAAGATAAGGGACGTGTGGACCTCTATCTTAAGCTTGCAAAACAAGATATAATG CTGTCTCTGGCCAACCTAGTGAGACTTAATCAAGCTCTCTTCCCACCAAACCAGGAGAAAATGGAATCATTTTACCAAAATGGATTTGATGATGCTGTACGTTTTTTACTGAAAGAAAATTGGTTTGAATAG